A portion of the Falco naumanni isolate bFalNau1 chromosome 9, bFalNau1.pat, whole genome shotgun sequence genome contains these proteins:
- the AK1 gene encoding adenylate kinase isoenzyme 1 isoform X3 — translation MSAEKFKHHKIIFVVGGPGSGKGTQCEKIVQKYGYTHLSTGDLLRAEVSSGSERGKKLQAIMEKGELVPLDTVLDMLRDAMVAKADVSKGFLIDGYPREVKQGEEFEKKIAPPTLLLYVDAGKETMVKRLLKRGETSGRVDDNEETIKKRLDTYYKATEPVIAFYKSRGIVRQLNAEGSVEEVFQQVCSHLDSL, via the exons GTGGCCCCGGCTCAGGGAAGGGGACCCAGTGTGAGAAGATCGTGCAGAAGTATGGCTACACCCACCTCTCCACGGGGGACCTGCTGCGGGCGGAGGTCAGCTCAGGCTCAGAGCGGGGCAAGAAGCTCCAGGCCATCATGGAGAAGGGCGAGCTGGTGCCCCTG gacaCAGTGCTAGACATGCTGCGGGACGCCATGGTGGCCAAAGCAGACGTGTCCAAGGGCTTCCTCATCGATGGCTACCCCCGCGAGGtgaagcagggagaggaatTCGAGAAGAAG ATTGCCCCCCCCACACTGCTGCTCTATGTGGATGCGGGGAAGGAGACGATGGTGAAACGCCTGCTGAAGCGAGGCGAGACCAGCGGGCGGGTGGATGACAACGAGGAGACCATCAAGAAGCGTTTGGATACCTACTACAAGGCCACCGAGCCTGTCATTGCCTTCTACAAGAGCAGAGGCATCGTCCGCCAG CTCAACGCCGAGGGCTCTGTGGAGGAGGTTTTCCAGCAGGTCTGCTCCCACCTCGACAGCCTGTAG